From a single Aquarana catesbeiana isolate 2022-GZ linkage group LG09, ASM4218655v1, whole genome shotgun sequence genomic region:
- the LOC141108864 gene encoding uncharacterized protein, with the protein MRSGNLSDSKADVKEEIKEQDDEKDGIMEESKFLRKHKDLQSGNLRDSEVEGKAEEEETCVRGDQQSMEEDGITGTFIEEDTPTEISTVDGREMRKTSEDCLTLSPDCEVEDEDITQYSPGENPATSNVHPAPHSVDGPSSSSYPEEPQTVRDGAVLPADKRFSCTECGKCFCFKSKLNEHKITHTGEKPYSCPDCGKCFRFRSHLLVHQRCHTGEKPYSCPECGKCFSHKVSFQTHQRLHTGEKPYSCPECVKCFSDKSQLYTHQRSHTGEKPYSCPDCGKCFSVNSSLYRHQRTHTGQKPYSCPECGKCFSQKSHIYTHQRSHTGEKLYSCPECAKCFSNKSSLYTHQRSHTGQKPYSCPECGKCFSQKSHLNRHQRSHTRPEAVFLS; encoded by the exons tcagagtggaaacctgagagattctgaagttgagggtaaagcagaagaagaagaaacaTGTGTGAGgggtgatcagcagtctatggaggaggatggaataacggggacatttatagaggaggacactcctacagagatcagcacag tagatggacgggagatgaggaaaacctcagaggattgtctcactttgtctccagactgtgaagtagaagatgaggacatcacacagtatagtccaggagaaaacccggctacctcaaatgtccatccggcaccacacagtgtagatggaccatcatcttcctcttatcctgaggaacctcagactgtgagggacggtgctgtTCTTCCagcagataagaggttttcctgtactgagtgcgggaagtgtttttgtTTTAAGTCCAAACTTAATGAGCATAAAATAACTCACACAggtgaaaagccatattcctgtcctgactgcgggaagtgtttccgttttagGTCCCATCTTCTTGTACATCAGAGATGCCACACAGGTGAAAAgccctattcctgtcctgagtgtgggaaatgtttttcacataaggtCAGTTTTCAAACAcaccagagattgcacacgggggagaagccgtattcctgtcctgagtgcgtaAAGTGTTTTTCAGACAAATCCCagctttacacacatcagagatctcacacaggggagaagccgtattcctgccctgactgtgggaaatgtttttcagtgaactccagtctttacagacatcagagaactcacacagggcagaagccatattcctgtcctgagtgcgggaaatgtttttcacagaagtcccatatttacacacatcagagatcacacacgggagagaagctgtattcctgtcctgagtgcgcaAAGTGTTTTTCAaacaagtccagtctttacacacatcagagatctcacacggggcagaagccatattcctgtcctgagtgtgggaaatgtttttcacagaagtcccatcttaacAGACATCAAAGATCACACACGAGgccagaagccgtattcctgtcctga